Proteins encoded within one genomic window of Paramisgurnus dabryanus chromosome 11, PD_genome_1.1, whole genome shotgun sequence:
- the sypb gene encoding synaptophysin b codes for MDVVNQLVASGQFTVVKQPLGFIKVLQWFFAIFAFATCGGYSGVFRLSVECSNRSESNLNIEVEFGYPFRLHQVWFDAPSCKGEETERLFLVGDNSSSAEFFVTIGVFSFLYSMAAMSVYVFLLEKYREGNKGAQADFVVTAVFTFMWLVSSSAWAKGLSDVKRATDPDEVINLIPACDREENHCKEIHEPVVSGLNTSVAFGFCNLVLWAGNLWFIFKETGWLAAFSGTYMASGEKQPAPDSIGQQGYGQEGYGQDPYTGSQAGYQPDYGQQGGGYEGGGYHQGVYGQAEPTSYSNEM; via the exons ATGGATGTTGTCAACCAG TTGGTCGCATCTGGGCAGTTTACAGTTGTCAAACAGCCATTAGGATTCATTAAAGTCTTACAATGG TTCTTTGCCATCTTTGCATTCGCCACCTGTGGTGGATACTCAGGAGTGTTTCGTCTCAGTGTGGAGTGTAGTAATCGCTCAGAAAGTAATCTGAACATCGAGGTTGAGTTTGGCTACCCGTTCAG ATTGCACCAGGTGTGGTTTGATGCTCCATCATGTAAAGGGGAGGAGACTGAGCGTCTCTTCCTGGTGGGAGACAACTCTTCCTCGGCAGAGTTCTTCGTCACCATTGGTGTCTTTTCCTTTCTTTACTCAATGGCAGCCATGTCCGTGTATGTCTTCCTCCTGGAGAAATACCGTGAGGGAAACAAAGGCGCTCAGGCC GATTTTGTAGTGACAGCTGTTTTTACTTTTATGTGGTTGGTAAGTTCATCAGCTTGGGCCAAAGGTCTTTCAGATGTCAAGAGGGCCACAGACCCCGATGAGGTTATCAATCTCATTCCTGCGTGTGACCGTGAGGAAAATCACTGTAAAGAAATACATGAACCTGTGGTGTCTGGCCTAAACACATCTGTG GCATTTGGGTTCTGTAATTTGGTGCTTTGGGCAGGAAACCTGTGGTTCATATTCAAGGAAACAGGCTGGCTTGCAGCCTTCTCTGGCACTTATATGGCATCTGGAGAGAAGCAGCCAGCCCCAGACTCTATCGGCCAGCAAG GTTATGGGCAGGAAGGTTATGGGCAAGACCCTTATACTGGCTCTCAGGCCGGGTACCAGCCAGACTATGGCCAGCAGGGTGGTGGTTACGAAGGCGGAGGCTACCACCAAGGAGTGTATGGTCAGGCTGAGCCCACCTCTTATTCCAATGAGATGTGA